The following proteins are co-located in the Microbacterium sp. SORGH_AS_0888 genome:
- a CDS encoding GMC family oxidoreductase — protein sequence MNGRVVVVGAGGAGIPLAARLAGAGREVVLVEAGGRPADAAGRRAAFGPAWTVRAGIPGGAHVWEYDALLQEGRPWRVARGRAFGGSTAVNGAYFQRPHPTDFARWADAAGPEWSYDACLPALRRLERDLDLEETPVHGADGPVPVQRIGGDDPLTRGFLDAAVDLGAVREADKNGGGPSGAGLLPRNAVGAQRWDTGLAYAPLLGGVEVLADAEALRVIRRGDRAVGVELVQAGEIRTIGAEEVVLAAGAIETPRLLRASGVDRMVGEGLSDHAAVSIAWRPRAGVATTLRDAAWTAAWNPPAGGVAERGVEYLFAVRPGDSIVGGDPDAVGAIELRITLAEPDSRGRVSAREEAVAIRYGHLAAPADRRALRDAVRTGIRLLRSPALAWAVDADDAHGLETGEDAALDAWIGSRLGTALHASGTAAMGERGVTDAHGRVRGMRGLRVADTSLLPVVPTRGTALAAVMVGERIAELMLAE from the coding sequence ATGAACGGGCGGGTCGTGGTCGTCGGCGCGGGGGGCGCCGGCATCCCGCTCGCCGCCCGCCTGGCCGGCGCGGGCCGCGAGGTCGTCCTGGTCGAGGCGGGCGGCCGCCCCGCCGACGCCGCCGGGAGGCGGGCGGCCTTCGGGCCCGCCTGGACCGTGCGGGCCGGGATCCCCGGCGGCGCGCACGTCTGGGAGTACGACGCGCTCCTGCAGGAGGGTCGGCCGTGGCGCGTCGCGCGCGGCCGCGCGTTCGGCGGCAGCACGGCCGTCAACGGCGCGTACTTCCAGCGTCCGCATCCGACCGACTTCGCCCGCTGGGCCGACGCGGCCGGTCCCGAGTGGTCCTACGACGCCTGCCTCCCGGCGCTGCGGCGGCTCGAACGCGACCTCGACCTCGAGGAGACGCCCGTGCACGGAGCCGACGGGCCGGTGCCGGTGCAGCGGATCGGTGGCGACGACCCGCTCACGCGCGGCTTCCTCGACGCCGCGGTCGATCTGGGCGCGGTGCGCGAGGCCGACAAGAACGGCGGAGGCCCGTCGGGTGCCGGACTCCTGCCGCGCAACGCGGTCGGGGCGCAGCGCTGGGACACCGGGCTCGCCTACGCGCCGCTGCTGGGCGGGGTGGAGGTGCTCGCGGATGCGGAGGCGCTGCGCGTGATCCGCCGCGGCGACCGCGCCGTGGGGGTCGAGCTCGTGCAGGCGGGCGAGATCCGCACGATCGGCGCGGAGGAGGTCGTGCTCGCGGCGGGGGCGATCGAGACGCCGCGGCTGCTGCGGGCCTCCGGCGTGGACCGCATGGTCGGCGAGGGGCTCTCCGACCATGCGGCGGTCTCGATCGCCTGGCGCCCGCGCGCGGGCGTGGCCACGACGCTCCGGGATGCGGCGTGGACGGCCGCGTGGAACCCGCCGGCCGGCGGGGTCGCCGAGCGAGGCGTCGAGTACCTGTTCGCGGTCCGGCCCGGCGACTCGATCGTCGGCGGCGACCCCGACGCCGTGGGCGCGATCGAGCTGCGCATCACGCTCGCCGAGCCCGATTCCCGGGGGCGCGTGTCCGCGCGGGAGGAGGCCGTCGCGATCCGGTACGGACATCTCGCCGCCCCGGCGGACCGGCGTGCGCTGCGCGATGCGGTGCGCACCGGCATCCGGCTCCTGCGTTCGCCCGCCCTGGCCTGGGCCGTCGACGCCGACGACGCGCACGGGCTCGAGACGGGGGAGGACGCGGCCCTCGACGCCTGGATCGGATCGCGTCTGGGCACGGCGCTCCACGCCTCCGGCACGGCCGCGATGGGCGAGCGCGGCGTGACGGACGCGCACGGGCGCGTGCGGGGGATGCGCGGACTGCGCGTGGCCGACACGTCGTTGCTGCCGGTCGTCCCCACGCGGGGCACGGCGCTCGCGGCCGTCATGGTCGGTGAGCGGATCGCCGAGCTCATGCTCGCGGAGTAG
- the mftR gene encoding mycofactocin system transcriptional regulator (MftR, the mycofactocin system transcriptional regulator, is an uncharacterized TetR family DNA-binding transcription factor. Its role is inferred by context. It occurs as part of the biosynthesis locus for mycofactocin, a partially characterized electron carrier derived from the terminal Val-Tyr dipeptide of the precursor peptide MftA, through a radical SAM enzyme-mediated process.) produces the protein MSRTETPGRTRGRAPSTSRELLGTIGLDLMIERGYGNVTVDDIAAAAGIGRRTFFRYFPSKNDLMWGAFDELLDAFRRDLAQAPPDAPIVQAVHAAVRRFNRVPVSERERHRHRMRLLLEEPELIAHAAVRYAAWRGVIADYVARRTGSTEDSVVPQAVSWACLGISLSAYRQWVRDPDTELLAAMDESFRGLREVFADAAWGAGDGE, from the coding sequence ATTTCCAGGACCGAGACACCGGGTCGCACCCGGGGGCGAGCGCCGTCGACGTCGCGTGAGCTCCTCGGCACGATCGGGCTCGACCTCATGATCGAGCGCGGCTATGGAAACGTCACGGTCGACGACATCGCCGCGGCGGCGGGAATCGGCCGACGCACGTTCTTCCGCTACTTCCCGTCCAAGAACGACCTCATGTGGGGCGCGTTCGACGAGCTGCTGGACGCCTTCCGCCGTGACCTGGCACAGGCGCCCCCCGACGCGCCCATCGTGCAGGCCGTGCACGCCGCCGTGCGTCGGTTCAACCGCGTGCCCGTCTCGGAGCGGGAGCGGCACCGGCACCGGATGCGGCTGCTCCTGGAGGAGCCCGAGCTCATCGCCCACGCGGCGGTGCGCTACGCCGCCTGGCGGGGCGTGATCGCCGACTACGTCGCCCGGAGGACGGGGAGCACGGAGGACTCGGTCGTGCCGCAGGCGGTGTCGTGGGCGTGCCTGGGCATCTCGCTGTCGGCCTACCGGCAGTGGGTCCGCGATCCCGACACCGAGCTGCTGGCGGCGATGGACGAGTCGTTCCGGGGACTGCGCGAGGTCTTCGCGGACGCCGCGTGGGGCGCGGGCGACGGGGAATGA
- the mftA gene encoding mycofactocin precursor MftA (Mycofactocin is a small molecule electron carrier derived from the final two amino acids, Val-Tyr, of MftA, the mycofactocin precursor. It plays a role in redox homeostasis and the metabolism of alcohols and aldehydes in Actinobacteria, including Mycobacterium tuberculosis.), whose product MDPQTHPTTASEAESDELIEDVSIDGMCGVY is encoded by the coding sequence ATGGATCCGCAGACCCACCCCACCACCGCGTCCGAGGCCGAGAGCGACGAGCTCATCGAGGACGTGTCCATCGACGGCATGTGCGGCGTGTACTGA
- the mftB gene encoding mycofactocin biosynthesis chaperone MftB (MftB, a small protein, is a peptide chaperone that assists the radical SAM enzyme MftC in performing two modifications to the C-terminal Val-Tyr dipeptide of the mycofactocin precursor peptide, MftA. MftB's role is analogous to the role of PqqD in the biosynthesis of PQQ, a cofactor that derives entirely from a Tyr and a Glu in the precursor PqqA.), whose translation MPDITPDSVLTVSGRVAIRPEPFGALLYHFGTRRLSFLKSPVLVDILDRLDGTRSVDDALSAAGVDDASRPSILRALSTLRASQMLEEAA comes from the coding sequence ATGCCCGACATCACGCCGGACAGCGTGCTGACGGTCTCCGGGCGGGTCGCGATCCGCCCGGAGCCGTTCGGCGCCCTCCTCTACCACTTCGGCACGAGACGGCTCTCGTTCCTGAAGTCCCCCGTGCTCGTCGACATCCTCGACCGCCTCGACGGCACGCGCAGCGTCGACGACGCGCTGAGCGCCGCCGGCGTCGACGACGCCAGCCGTCCGAGCATCCTGCGCGCCCTCTCGACCCTGCGTGCGTCGCAGATGCTGGAGGAGGCCGCATGA
- the mftC gene encoding mycofactocin radical SAM maturase (MftC is a radical SAM/SPASM enzyme that catalyzes the first two steps in biosynthesis of the electron carrier mycofactocin from the terminal Val-Tyr dipeptide of the precursor peptide MftA.) — protein MTLLAPAEAAPRRVPRLIEHFEHGLNSPICLTWELTYACNLSCVHCLSASGRRDPRELTTEECKAVVDELQRMQVFYVNIGGGEPTVRPDFWEIVDYATSHQVGVKFSTNGVRITEEIAASLAANDYVDVQISLDGATAEVNDAIRGPGSFDLAMRALDRLASAGMTRLKLSVVCTRTNIGQLDDFKAIADRYGAQLRLTRLRPAGRGADVWNELHPTQEQQRDLYEWLLAHGEEVLTGDSFFHLSALGETLPGLNLCGAGRVVCLIDPIGDVYACPFAIHDEFRAGSIRGEGGFGAVWRDAELFARLRSPQTGGACSSCQFFDTCRGGCMAAKFFTGLPLDGPDPECVRGFGEQALEKRKSELPRISNDHSHRTSPPRSRQEVRLTLQLRRPEAPPVSACNVDPLAGFVPPTS, from the coding sequence ATGACCCTCCTGGCCCCCGCCGAGGCCGCGCCCCGCCGCGTGCCCCGCCTCATCGAGCACTTCGAGCACGGTCTGAACTCGCCCATCTGCCTCACGTGGGAGCTCACCTACGCCTGCAACCTCTCCTGCGTGCACTGCCTGTCGGCGTCCGGCCGGCGCGACCCGCGCGAGCTCACCACCGAGGAGTGCAAGGCCGTCGTCGACGAGCTGCAGCGGATGCAGGTCTTCTACGTCAACATCGGCGGCGGCGAGCCGACCGTGCGCCCCGACTTCTGGGAGATCGTCGACTACGCGACCTCGCACCAGGTGGGCGTGAAGTTCTCGACCAACGGTGTGCGCATCACGGAGGAGATCGCCGCCTCGCTCGCGGCCAACGACTACGTGGACGTGCAGATCTCGCTCGACGGCGCCACGGCCGAGGTCAACGACGCGATCCGCGGCCCGGGCTCTTTCGACCTCGCGATGCGTGCACTGGACCGGCTGGCGTCGGCCGGGATGACGCGACTCAAGCTCTCGGTCGTGTGCACCCGGACGAACATCGGCCAGCTCGACGATTTCAAGGCCATCGCCGACCGCTACGGCGCGCAGCTGCGACTGACGCGGCTGCGCCCCGCGGGCCGCGGCGCGGACGTGTGGAACGAGCTGCATCCCACGCAGGAGCAGCAGCGCGACCTCTATGAGTGGCTGCTCGCGCACGGCGAGGAGGTCCTCACGGGGGACTCGTTCTTCCACCTCTCGGCGCTCGGAGAGACCCTGCCCGGCCTCAACCTGTGCGGGGCGGGGCGGGTCGTCTGCCTCATCGACCCGATCGGCGACGTGTACGCCTGCCCGTTCGCGATCCACGACGAGTTCCGGGCCGGCAGCATCCGCGGCGAGGGCGGGTTCGGCGCGGTGTGGCGGGATGCCGAGCTGTTCGCACGGCTGCGTTCGCCGCAGACCGGCGGAGCCTGCAGCAGCTGCCAGTTCTTCGACACCTGCCGTGGGGGCTGCATGGCCGCGAAGTTCTTCACGGGCCTGCCGCTGGACGGCCCCGACCCGGAGTGCGTACGCGGTTTCGGCGAGCAGGCGCTCGAGAAGCGCAAGAGCGAGCTGCCGCGGATCAGCAACGACCACTCGCATCGCACGTCGCCCCCGCGCTCACGTCAGGAGGTGCGCCTGACGCTGCAGCTGCGCCGTCCCGAGGCGCCGCCGGTCTCGGCGTGCAACGTCGATCCGCTCGCGGGCTTCGTCCCGCCGACATCCTGA
- the mftE gene encoding mycofactocin biosynthesis peptidyl-dipeptidase MftE, which translates to MRRLVDAPWPRVSPRTVLLVPTGSTEQHGPHLPLDVDTRIAQAVCEGAASAAGGAVRVAPALEYGASGEHQGFAGTVSIGTEALALVLVELARSARTWADRIVFVNAHGGNSDALVRARAQLTAEGAPVRWHACRHGGRHADRAETSLMLHLDPARVDLAAARAGAVEPLDALLPRMRAGGVRAVSPNGVLGDPAGASAAEGAELLADLVRDLVRTVGA; encoded by the coding sequence GTGAGGCGCCTCGTCGACGCACCGTGGCCGCGGGTGAGCCCGAGAACGGTCCTGCTCGTGCCGACGGGGTCCACCGAGCAGCACGGGCCGCACCTGCCGCTGGATGTGGACACGCGGATCGCCCAGGCGGTGTGCGAGGGCGCCGCCTCGGCGGCGGGCGGCGCGGTGCGGGTCGCGCCCGCCCTGGAGTACGGGGCGAGCGGGGAGCACCAAGGCTTCGCGGGCACGGTGTCGATCGGGACGGAGGCGCTCGCCCTCGTGCTGGTGGAGCTGGCGCGGTCCGCGCGCACGTGGGCCGACCGCATCGTGTTCGTCAACGCGCACGGCGGCAACAGCGATGCGCTCGTGCGGGCGCGGGCACAGCTCACGGCCGAGGGCGCGCCGGTGCGATGGCACGCGTGCCGGCACGGCGGGCGGCACGCGGATCGCGCGGAGACGAGCCTCATGCTCCATCTCGACCCCGCGCGGGTGGACCTCGCCGCGGCGCGAGCGGGCGCCGTGGAGCCCCTCGACGCCCTCCTGCCGCGGATGCGGGCGGGCGGGGTGCGGGCGGTGAGCCCGAACGGGGTCCTGGGCGACCCGGCGGGCGCGAGCGCCGCGGAGGGCGCCGAGCTGCTCGCGGACCTCGTCCGTGATCTCGTGCGGACGGTGGGCGCGTGA
- the mftF gene encoding mycofactocin biosynthesis glycosyltransferase MftF (Members of this protein family, MftF, are glycosyltransferases, members of PF00535 (glycosyl transferase family 2). The encoding gene is found as part of the mycofactocin cassette, in Mycobacterium tuberculosis, many other Actinobacteria, and occasional members of other lineages. Mycofactocin itself, a putative redox carrier, is a heavily modified derivative of the C-terminal Val-Tyr dipeptide of the mycofactocin precursor MftA (TIGR03969).), with protein sequence MSVPRVHVGTDVWRLDDGRVLVGGAPLRVVRLGGAAVGETLSAEDAASARRVERLLEAGLAHPDPAELDEVSLDELTVVVPVFGRAAPLDRLLAGLGGVRVVVVDDGTPQPAAADLAAIAERHGAQLLRLARNAGPASARNAGMAIARTPFVAFVDSDVEVGAEELGRLLRHFADPGLALVGPRIVGAGGSSWIARYENARSSVDLGARPALVRPRSPVAWLSSTCLVARRSALGEGFTAGRRVAEDVDLVWRLAEAGQRVRYEPRVAVRHTHRARLAPWFARKLFYGTGAADLAADHPSAIVPAILRPWSIGMLIALCAGRRWSLPAAAAITLGAAWRLRGRLPEMRGRSALAVRLAGSGALSAVAQLSALALRHWWPAAAVLCVFSRRARWIVAGLAIVDAEVERRRTRSDLDPLRFLVARRLDDIAYGAGVWLGCVRRRSFRALRPELWPPR encoded by the coding sequence GTGAGCGTTCCGCGCGTTCACGTCGGGACCGACGTGTGGCGGCTCGACGACGGCCGCGTGCTCGTGGGCGGAGCGCCCCTGCGCGTCGTCCGACTGGGCGGCGCGGCTGTCGGCGAGACGCTGTCGGCCGAGGATGCCGCATCCGCCCGTCGCGTCGAGCGGCTGCTCGAGGCGGGGCTCGCGCATCCGGACCCGGCCGAGCTCGACGAGGTGTCGCTGGACGAGCTGACGGTCGTGGTGCCGGTGTTCGGCCGGGCGGCGCCGCTCGATCGGCTGCTGGCGGGGCTGGGCGGCGTCCGGGTCGTCGTGGTGGACGACGGGACGCCGCAGCCGGCCGCCGCGGATCTCGCGGCCATCGCGGAACGGCACGGCGCCCAGCTGCTGCGGCTCGCACGGAACGCGGGCCCGGCGTCGGCGCGCAACGCCGGGATGGCGATCGCCAGGACGCCCTTCGTGGCGTTCGTGGACTCCGACGTCGAGGTCGGGGCGGAGGAGCTCGGGAGGCTGCTGCGGCACTTCGCCGACCCGGGGCTCGCGCTCGTCGGACCACGGATCGTGGGGGCGGGCGGCAGCTCATGGATCGCCCGGTACGAGAACGCACGCTCCTCGGTCGACCTCGGCGCGCGGCCGGCGCTCGTCCGGCCGCGGTCGCCGGTGGCGTGGCTGTCCAGCACGTGTCTGGTGGCTCGGCGCTCGGCGCTCGGCGAGGGGTTCACTGCGGGGCGCCGGGTCGCCGAGGACGTCGACCTCGTGTGGCGGCTCGCCGAGGCGGGGCAACGGGTGCGGTACGAGCCGCGCGTCGCCGTGCGGCACACACATCGGGCACGTCTGGCCCCCTGGTTCGCACGGAAGCTGTTCTACGGGACGGGGGCCGCGGACCTCGCGGCGGACCACCCGAGCGCGATCGTGCCGGCGATCCTGCGGCCGTGGTCGATCGGCATGCTCATCGCGCTCTGCGCCGGACGCCGGTGGTCGCTGCCGGCCGCCGCGGCGATCACGCTCGGAGCGGCGTGGCGGTTGCGGGGACGACTGCCGGAGATGAGGGGACGGAGCGCGCTGGCGGTGCGCCTGGCCGGCAGCGGAGCGCTCTCCGCCGTGGCGCAGCTGTCGGCTCTCGCACTGCGGCACTGGTGGCCGGCGGCCGCCGTGCTGTGCGTGTTCTCCCGGCGGGCCCGCTGGATCGTCGCCGGTCTCGCGATCGTGGACGCCGAGGTCGAGCGGCGGCGCACGCGCAGCGATCTCGATCCGCTGCGGTTCCTCGTCGCGCGACGGCTCGATGACATCGCCTACGGCGCCGGGGTGTGGCTCGGGTGCGTGCGCCGACGCTCGTTCCGCGCCCTGCGCCCCGAGCTGTGGCCGCCTCGCTGA
- a CDS encoding alpha/beta fold hydrolase, giving the protein MQERDLDLPIALSMLGSAPGEPAIVLPGGPCRGPAYLGDLAGVGEERALVVAHPRGTPRSGGLSRGWWTDADDVVALIDALGLDAADIVAHSAGTRLALATAARFPSRVRSLALITPPASWLTETPSDAEEIVASLAGPEAREAFAALADDDGTEAGFQAALRRQAPVGYARWGDPRCGARAARRLRPLPVGRAAGGVPARAGRVAASAAVRRVATAVQKGNSSGGSASCGFSGELSGVKAGMWRSGWTV; this is encoded by the coding sequence ATGCAGGAGCGTGACCTCGACCTTCCGATCGCCCTCTCGATGCTCGGTTCCGCGCCGGGCGAGCCCGCGATCGTGCTGCCGGGAGGCCCCTGCCGGGGGCCCGCGTACCTCGGCGACCTGGCCGGCGTGGGCGAGGAACGCGCGCTGGTCGTGGCGCATCCGCGCGGCACGCCGCGAAGCGGTGGTCTCTCGCGCGGATGGTGGACGGATGCCGACGACGTCGTCGCACTGATCGACGCGCTCGGACTCGACGCCGCCGACATCGTCGCGCACTCGGCGGGGACGCGGCTCGCACTCGCGACGGCGGCGCGGTTCCCGTCACGGGTTCGGTCTCTCGCGCTGATCACGCCGCCCGCGTCGTGGCTCACGGAGACGCCCTCGGACGCCGAGGAGATCGTCGCCTCGCTCGCCGGGCCCGAGGCGCGGGAGGCGTTCGCGGCGCTGGCGGACGACGACGGGACCGAGGCGGGCTTCCAGGCAGCGTTGCGCCGCCAGGCGCCCGTCGGCTACGCGCGCTGGGGCGATCCTCGGTGCGGAGCTCGAGCTGCTCGCCGACTGCGGCCACTACCCGTGGGTCGAGCAGCCGGCGGCGTTCCGGCGCGTGCTGGGCGCGTGGCTGCGTCTGCCGCGGTGAGGCGGGTCGCCACAGCGGTTCAGAAGGGGAACTCTTCCGGCGGGTCGGCGTCTTGCGGGTTCTCCGGTGAGCTGTCGGGGGTGAAGGCGGGGATGTGGCGTTCGGGGTGGACGGTGTAG
- a CDS encoding HNH endonuclease signature motif containing protein yields the protein MSIGLYIERMDDAVDVQDVDACPVDAVDPVAFLERFDGEPSDDELFGGACVDDVLPADWDAGPDALGEVLEAETMMAVFAAQRLLRVERMHREALRGVPARYGAVSEIAERSVRLELAAALRMTETAAAALIRVACAVVERYPAVWASLAGARTTERHVQALVDVVDDVPEERREEVAEKAVRWAEELPYGTFRRRLNALAETVKAQTLLERYREAATRRRVFVEPAEDGMALIGALVPAVEAHAIHGRVTAIAKRLTAAEEETRTLDQTRADVFCDLLMDGATGHLTPAESGIRPTVMVTVPALALLHDTDARKAPATVEGIGPIPIDRARELCGGQREWTRILTHPETGIVLSVGRTRYRPPEPLRRLVQWRADRCMAPGCRVPASRCEIDHTVPWADGGQTTLNNHAPLCTGHHTLKHHGGWRVRQHPDRPGAIEWTSPTGRTYTVHPERHIPAFTPDSSPENPQDADPPEEFPF from the coding sequence ATGTCGATCGGGCTTTATATAGAACGCATGGACGATGCCGTCGATGTGCAGGATGTCGACGCGTGTCCGGTCGATGCGGTCGACCCGGTGGCGTTCCTCGAGCGGTTCGACGGCGAGCCCTCCGACGACGAGCTCTTCGGCGGCGCATGCGTCGATGACGTGTTGCCCGCCGACTGGGATGCGGGGCCCGACGCGCTGGGAGAGGTCCTCGAGGCCGAGACGATGATGGCGGTGTTCGCGGCGCAGCGTCTGCTCCGCGTCGAGCGGATGCACCGCGAGGCGCTGCGCGGGGTCCCGGCGCGCTACGGGGCGGTCTCCGAGATCGCGGAGCGTTCCGTGCGGCTCGAGCTCGCGGCCGCGCTGCGGATGACCGAGACCGCCGCGGCCGCGCTGATCCGGGTCGCGTGCGCGGTCGTGGAGCGGTACCCGGCGGTGTGGGCGTCGCTGGCGGGCGCCCGCACGACCGAACGGCACGTGCAGGCGCTGGTCGACGTCGTCGACGACGTGCCCGAGGAACGCCGCGAGGAGGTCGCCGAGAAAGCCGTGCGTTGGGCGGAAGAGCTGCCCTACGGCACGTTCCGGCGCCGGCTGAACGCCCTCGCCGAGACCGTCAAGGCCCAGACCCTCCTCGAACGCTACCGTGAGGCCGCGACCCGCAGACGGGTGTTCGTCGAACCCGCTGAAGACGGCATGGCGCTCATCGGTGCGCTGGTCCCCGCGGTCGAGGCGCACGCCATCCACGGGCGGGTCACCGCCATCGCGAAACGCCTCACCGCAGCCGAAGAGGAGACCCGCACCCTCGACCAGACCCGCGCCGACGTGTTCTGCGACCTCCTCATGGACGGTGCGACCGGTCACCTCACGCCGGCCGAGAGCGGCATCCGCCCCACCGTGATGGTCACCGTCCCCGCCCTCGCCCTCCTCCACGACACCGACGCACGAAAAGCCCCCGCGACCGTGGAAGGAATAGGCCCCATCCCGATCGACCGGGCACGAGAGCTCTGCGGCGGACAGCGCGAATGGACTCGCATCCTCACCCACCCGGAGACCGGCATCGTCCTCTCCGTCGGCCGCACCCGGTACCGGCCACCCGAGCCCCTGCGCCGGCTCGTGCAATGGCGCGCCGACCGGTGCATGGCCCCCGGATGCCGCGTCCCCGCCTCCCGCTGCGAGATCGACCACACCGTGCCCTGGGCCGACGGCGGCCAGACCACACTGAACAACCACGCGCCGCTGTGCACCGGCCATCACACCCTCAAGCACCACGGCGGATGGCGCGTACGACAACACCCTGACCGACCCGGCGCGATCGAGTGGACCTCACCCACCGGCCGGACCTACACCGTCCACCCCGAACGCCACATCCCCGCCTTCACCCCCGACAGCTCACCGGAGAACCCGCAAGACGCCGACCCGCCGGAAGAGTTCCCCTTCTGA
- a CDS encoding LLM class F420-dependent oxidoreductase, whose protein sequence is MRTGLHIWNYTVADGAAIPTVLEESARIAEDGGIDQLTVMDHWFQMEAMGDPAEPMLEAYTTLGFLASVTSRIRLAPLVTGVTYRHPGLLAKTVTTLDVLSRGRAVLGIGAAWYEREHHALGVPYPALKERFERLEEALQIALQMWSTNDGAYEGAHYRLAETLNSPPATSRPHPPIMIGGKGEKKTLRLAAQYAQIVNLTTSDPDQVVHLLEVLRRHCDDVGTDYDAIEKQVMANGLDRSAPDFLPTMQRLGDAGVQLAVFGVRPQTQRETAEEIVRDVVPALAAL, encoded by the coding sequence ATGCGCACAGGTCTTCATATCTGGAACTACACGGTCGCCGACGGTGCCGCGATCCCCACCGTGCTCGAAGAGAGCGCCCGCATCGCCGAGGACGGCGGCATCGACCAGCTGACGGTCATGGACCACTGGTTCCAGATGGAGGCGATGGGCGACCCCGCAGAGCCCATGCTCGAGGCGTACACGACCCTCGGCTTCCTCGCCTCGGTCACCTCCCGCATCCGCCTCGCGCCGCTGGTGACCGGCGTCACCTACCGGCATCCGGGCCTGCTCGCGAAGACCGTCACCACTCTCGACGTCCTGAGCCGCGGCCGTGCCGTGCTCGGCATCGGCGCCGCCTGGTACGAGCGCGAGCACCACGCCCTCGGCGTCCCCTACCCCGCGCTGAAGGAACGCTTCGAACGTCTCGAGGAGGCACTGCAGATCGCACTGCAGATGTGGAGCACGAACGACGGCGCCTACGAGGGCGCGCACTACCGGCTCGCCGAGACGCTCAACAGCCCGCCGGCGACCAGCCGCCCGCATCCGCCGATCATGATCGGCGGCAAAGGGGAGAAGAAGACGCTGCGACTCGCGGCCCAGTATGCGCAGATCGTGAACCTCACCACCTCCGATCCCGACCAGGTCGTGCATCTGCTCGAGGTCCTGCGGCGGCACTGCGACGACGTCGGGACGGACTACGACGCGATCGAGAAGCAGGTCATGGCGAACGGGCTCGACCGGAGCGCACCGGACTTCCTGCCGACGATGCAGCGGCTCGGGGACGCCGGCGTGCAGCTCGCGGTGTTCGGCGTGCGGCCGCAGACGCAGCGCGAGACGGCGGAGGAGATCGTCCGCGACGTGGTCCCGGCGCTCGCAGCCCTCTAG